The DNA window CTACAGGTGTCTTTGGATGATCCGGACCTGAACAGACTTTGTTCAAACATTATTTAACCGAGCACAGATAAAGTGTGTATATAAGTGAATATAGTTTATTTAGGTCTCATACACCTGGTTACACTGGTTACATCACTTTCATAGGAAAAGGGAAACagatcaaattaaaaacaaggagCTGTCTGCACATCACACACATATGAACAGAATAATTTAAACGTACAGCGTCCTGAGAAGCATTTAACAAAAACCGAGCCGTGTCAGAACTGGGATCACTCAGCAGACGTTCTCAGAGCTCAAATTAAAAGAACAGTAGAACATCACTGATTTAATTCTCATCCAAATCACACTAACTGatcacagacagagaaactggGATGTTTTAACTTCAGCTATAAACACAGGTAACAGAGAGGAGAATATTGTCCAGAGCTCAGTTCCTCTTGTTCGTTATAAATCTGTTGTGTCCCTCACCTGAGTGTGATCGTGATGCATTTACTGTCTTTGTTGTGATGGCAGCTGCACAGAGAAGACGCCAAGTAGAACCACACGGCAGGAGGTAACATCTGACGTGGGTCAGTAGAAGTCCTGGTCGTAGTCTGTAGCGTCCGTCAGCTGCTTCTCTGAAACGCTGTTGGCCAGGTAGGACGACAGCtcctctgagacacacacacacacacacacacacacacacacacacacacacacacacacacaaaggtggACGTTCAGAAATGAAAACTGctacaaaacacagaagaactCAGACGAGACAAACTGTGGTCTGCAGATCACCAACGCTGGTTCTCCAGAGCCggtgtcctgcttgttttcccaAATATTCCTGCtgatcacctggatcaggtgtgttctgCCTGTCAGAAGCTGTAAGTTCAGGGATCGTTGGagaacaagcaggacagtggttCAGGTGTGAACCAACACACTGAACTCGTTTCATATTCTAAATGATCATCTGTTGAGTTTTATTGACTCTCCAGGTGTGAAGGAGCCGACTCCTCTGTGTCTCACCTGCTCCCAGAATTCCCAGCACGGCGGCGGCGGAGACGGATCCCAGGTTGTTACGAGCGATACAGCGATAGGTTCCTGAGTCCTCTGGCCCCGCCCCCTCAATCTGCAGCCAGCTGGACAGCTCGAACTTCAGGGGACCCCCCCGAGACTGGAGACAGGGATGATGTGAGACACGCTGATAACAAGCTGACAACCCCCCCGCCCCAGTTCCAGTGTCGGTGCTGTACCTGGACGGAGATGTGGGGGTCGTCGCCGGGCAGGATCACGTCTCGtccctccttcctccactcCACCAGAGCCATGGGGAACGCGAAGACCTCGCAGAGGAACACCAGGCTGCTGCCGGTCCCGTTCACCTGGCTCTGTGGAGGAACCTTGATAACGGggactgacacagacacaggaccGTCGGTCCGATCAGTTTCATCACAGACTAGCTGGTTGATTTCAGAACACCACAGATACAAAAGGAACTTCAGAGAAACGAAGAGGGAACTTTTATTTATGGTTCTCCCTGTTCTCAGGCTCCAAACTCTGTGGGACTTCTTTGTACATGTTGGTACCTTTGTGCAGGAACGATTTGGGTTCTTGTTCTGCTTTAAGATCCATTTGATGACTGTAAAGTTCCAGGCTGTTATAAGAGAGGGTGAACCAGGATGTAAACACTGGATACGTTTAGGTCTGTGTACAACTGTAGGAAAGAAAAACCTCCAACCAGACGAACGCAAACCAGATTTATTCTGGGTCACAAAGCCAGTGTGAACAGGAAAAGATAGACGGGCGGAACATGCAGCAAAACAGGGACGAGAGACACTATGAACacatgggagagagagagagagagagagagggtttaACCACAGTCTGtcctgaagagagagagggtggaggCTTGAGTTAAATTACAGAGTAAACCTGCCTCAGGCTCCGCTCCCAGTTTGTTTCTCCTGTGTCCATTAAACGTGAGGAATGTGCTGAAAAGAAGAACTGGCTGAGGAACTCGATCAGGATcagaacagacaaacaaaaccgGTTCTGAGGGAaaagtgaaggaggaggaaacaactgCAGTGTGGACGAGGAATACGTGAAGTACTGCAGTAATAAAAGTGTAGTAGTCAGTTCTGATTAGTTGTAATattatagaaataaaactgtaatgatGTGAGAATGAAGGTTTCTACAGCTACAGTGACAAAGTCTGAGACGACACGGAGCTCAGATCAGAGTCTGGACCCACGAGGTCCAGTGAGAAGATACAAAACACGGCAGCTCACACTCACTGAGGCTTCGTTTCTATTAACGTACTCGACATCACTTTTATTTCCGTCCACAGTTTCACTAATTGATGCTGAGATTGTGTAAAGTCGTCTCCAGCAGGTCCCAAAGACTCTGGACTGGCCTCCAGAACAAGACTCTCACCTGTTGTGGTGACTTTTCTTCTGACCAGCCAGAGTTTTACAAAGacacgtgtgtgtttgctcatgttGAATTCAAGCACTAACACGGTCTGAGGAGTCCGACTGTTGAAAACCTGTTTGCTGCTGAAGTGACTGGTTCAGTATGACAGGAGCTGCAGGTTGAACATGATGCGGACACTAAGTTGAGTCACAGTGTTCCACCTTTTCTGGAAACTGGGTTTTTAGAATATGTGTTGGTGAAGTCTGAGAGAACACATCCAAACAGACAAAAGGAAGAAGACGTGCACACATGTAGAACATTTAGGAAAAATGCAGCAGTGAGTGGAAGCAGACGTTGTGATCTTGATTAAACGCGTCACTGACGTGCGGCTTCTGAAAAACGGGACTTCCATGAATATTTATCAGAACTTTTTCTGGGTGGTGTTTGACTTTGCAGCAGATCCTGCTGTGTTTCCCCTGAATGAAGAGAATCTGTGCTCagagaaaagagacattttCTTTGGCAGCTTGTGAGAGTTTGTCACAGCTGGAgggaaaaagcagcagagaaacatgaaACCGTggatctgtgttttgtttctgtgtcgcAAACCTCCGAGTGACGTCTTCAGATGTCTCAGACTGATTCAGTTTAGTGAGACAGAAACTAACTGTACAGTCATGGATAATAAAAGGTTAccagttgttttctttatgtacCAAATCCTCAGTGACCCtttaaatagaaaaactaaacGACAGGTTAAAGTcctgctgtaaatgtaaaaactgaagaacTGTCCTTtaagacattaaattaaatctaaagtATAAATTCATAAATTTAATGTGgagtaaacacagaaaatccCTGATACAGATACGATGTTCACTTcatttactgaaaaaaaaaaacaaaggataaagagattaaagtagaaaaataaaaacaggtttgtGCAGGAGAACTTTGATTCTCCAAACTGGGACCAGTTGAAACCTTACCGGTGTCTAAATTAAATTTCCTGCTGGTCGTCGGTGTCAGAGCTGAAAACTAAAaactctgtttgtttgttctgctgatGAAGTTCACTGTAAAatacttgttgttgtttaatgttattttgtgtttggtcTCTGTTTCTTCAGTTTATAGAATAAAGGTTTGAACttgtggatttattttatctatttatctttatatttatatttctataaaTCATCTTAGTCCAGCTGATGTTAACACTTCAAACTGACTGAGATCCACAGaaccaaacagaacaaactagcagtgcatgctgggaaatcTTTTATCAACTAAttcaaatagttttttattaaaataaaaaccagttaACATCAAACATGATGACTGACATGTAAATATTGATGTTAATTAAAGATTATTCACTGATAAACGTTTAACTCCACACACAGGTTCTGGTctcacagtactacagtacacacagtactacagtacacacagtactgcagtacacacagtactacagtacacacagtactgcagtacacacagtactacagtatacacagtactacagtacacacagtactacagtacacacagtacacacagtactacagtacacacagtactactgcagtacacacagtactacagtacacacagtactacagtacacacagtactacagtacacacagtactacagtacacacagtactacagtacacacagtactacagtacacacagtactgcagtacacacagtactactgcagtacacacagtactacagtacacacagtactacagtacacacagtactactGCAGTACACACACTACTGCAGTATTTCTATTGCTCTTGTCTTGTACCTAGCCCCCCAGGTGGGTCCTACCTGTCTTGCAGGGCCCCCTCCCTCTGGTCTTGAGCTGAGGTCTGGAGAACGCGGCCTCTCTGAACTGACACATGTTCATGAACGTGGTTCCGTCCGAACCGCACACCGCCTCCTGCtcctcacacacgcacacctcctcctcctcctcctcctcctcttcatcacctcctcctGCGGGGCGCGGGTCCGCCTGACACCGCATCCCGGCCCCGCACAGCCCGTAGTAGACGCTGCGGTCCCCCGGGTCGCAGGCTTGACCCTCCAGGTTCCCGCACTCCATGCAGCAGCCGCAGGCGTCCGGCACCAGCCCGGCCCGGCAGCCGCGGGTCTCCGGGCACAGGTCGGGCTCACACGGTCCGCATCCCTCCACCTCGCGGGTGCCGTTCCCGCCGCCTCCCAACGCCTCATCCAGCCGGTCGTAGTCCTGCAGCGGTTCGGTGAGTTCGGGCAGCTGGTTGGGGAAAGTCCGGCATGTGTGAAGGTTCAGACACAGACCCAGCAGAACCAGTCCTCCCAGTCCCGGCATTCTAACCCGTCTGCGGGCTCCGCTTCGCTCCAGACACCGTCACCGGGACCGGACAGGTGATGCCGGGTCGGTCCGGTCCAAAGTCACAGGTCGGACCCAAACCGCGGGAAACACACGGGAAAGTTAGAGAGAAGCTCAAGTTCGGGTTCCGTCCGGATCCGACATCTGTGAAAAACACGTTTATTAATTAAAGGTCGAAATGGACCGAGCCGCTCGCGCTGCTCCGCCGCACAGGCACGAGACCAGAGTCAGGcctgccaaaataaaacaccGACATCCGGTCAAATCCTTCAAAGTAAAATACCTGGAAACGAGTTTTTGTGCAGGACGTCGCTCTGAAAGGAGGAGCTGCtgttttcaagtttaaaaagaGTTTTAGTCAAAAAGGCCACCGAAGAAAaagtaacacaaacatttacaaatagGTGACGGATGGGTAAAGTAATCATTTACTTTATGgacagtgtgtacatgtgtatgtgtagtgCAACAATCTGCAAAAGAAAATCAGGATAAAAGGAAAATACTATAGTACAGTAAGCTCTAAATTGTACTGCACAATACTACAGTCAATGTGCGTATTTATTACTAAACATTTTAAGTAACATTTCTCATAAATTTAATGTCGGGAAATTAATTAACGTCATTTTAATcttagcttttattttgaaggggcAGCATTAGTTTTTCCGGTCCTATTGTATCTCACCTGACAGAGCAGGTAGAGCGTCTGGAGCAGTCTGAATGATTGATGGCTCCCACTCCCCTCCCCCCCAACATCTGACAGCTGTTACACTCATCAATGGATGGAAAGGTTCCCAGGGTCCTCCAGGAGGTTTCAGAAGTCCTGCAGGGACTGCTCTGAGTCTTCCATGTTCTAGTCCTGAAAACCTGAATCTTTTAATGAGAGTCCCCCCAAAAAGGAGACATAGAACATCAGGACCACGGTTGTGGTCTTTCATCAAGGAGAGTTCTCTCAAGTCTCTTTACATTTTTGAGGGTTCTACAGAAACATTACAGGGGTCCTTGTGAAAGTCATTAAAGTCTTTAAGAAAGTCTGAAGACTCCAGGGGTCTTCAAGGTAATTCTTCAGATGTGTCACCAAGGTTCCAGAGCTTCTCGTGGAGACAGGGCTCCTAGGTTGTGTGGGTTCTGTAGGAGTTTTTTTATAGGTGCAGAAGTTCTTTTATTGGCTCCTCAGGTTCTTCATTACGTTTTTAAAACATCCTTAAATTGAAGGCTTCTGTAAAGAATTTGAGAGGTTTGAGAAAGACTGGGGACCAAATGAAGGTTCTGCTGTGGAGGGTTCAGAACAGACCGAACTGAAACAACCACATCCTGACCAGTCACCAGAACTGTACGAGTTGGACTGAAatccagcagaaccagattcagattcagactCACGGGGCTTAAGCTACAGGAAAAGTCAAACCCAGATCCTGAAGCTGTTTAAAGTTTCTCCTCAGAGTCTGAACTTAAAACTATctgatttcagtgtgtttctctgatttcaatctgtttctgtgatttcaatctgtttctctgatttcaatctgtttctctgatttctgtatgtttctctgatttcaatctgtttctgtgatttcaatctgtttctgtgacttcaatctgtttctctgatttcaatctgtttctgtgatttcagtgtgtttctctgatttcagtctgtttctgtgatttcagtctgtttctctgatttcaatctgtttctctgatttcaatctgtttctgtgatttcagtgtgtttctctgatttcaatctgtttctctgatttcaatctgtttctctgatttcaatctgtttctgtgatttcagtgtgtttttctgatttcagtctgtttctctgatttcaatctgtttctgtgacttcaatctgtttctctgatttcaatctgtttctttgatttcaatctgtttctctgatttcagtctgtttctttgatttcaatctgtttctttgatttcagtctgtttctgtgatttcaatctgtttctctgatttcagtctgtttctctgatttcaatctgtttctttgatttcaatctgtttctctgatttcagtctgtttctttgatttcaatctgtttctgtgatttcagtctgtttctttgatttcaatctgtttctctgatttcagtctgtttctgtgatttcagtgtgtttctctgatttcaatctgtttctttgatttcagtctgtttctctgatttcaatctgtttctctgatttcaatctgtttctgtgatttcagtgtgtttttctgatttcagtctgtttctgtgatttcagtctgtttctctgatttcaatctgtttctctgatttcaatctgtttctttgatttcaaactgtttcatagatttcagtctgtttctctgatttcagtctgtttctctgatttcaatctgtttctttgatttcaatctgtttctgtgatttctgtatgtttctctgatttcaatctgtttctgtgatttctgtatgtttctctgatttcaatctgtttctctgatttcagtctgtttctttaAAACGTCTTCACTTCAAAGTCGAACTGAAAATAACCCAGCGTTGGCAGTGTGATGATCTCCTGTCAGACAGAAATAGAGCTGTAATGGAGGGTTAGCGGCTGCTCCCTGAAGGGTCTAACAACATGTCTGCTGTCAGACAGGCAGACAGTAGTTTTACTCTTCAGCACAGTAATAGTTGACTTTTTCTATACTTTGTGTGTAGAAACGAGTCTGAACCGACTCTCAGGTGAACCTGGTCTTTACCTGTGCAGGTTAACAGCAGCTCTGAGTCCATTGGGGCGTTTATTACAGTCTGTTTCTGAGCTGGACACCACAGCTGGTATTTATCTCCAGCTGTTCTGTACTGCAGGATATTTATTACGTTAAATTACTCAGACTGAAACTACTTTTACATCAGGCTCATCAGTTATTTACTGGAGAGCGTTCATTTAGCTAAATATCAGAATCATTTCACTCCCGTCATGAGCTAAAAGAGTACTCCTCCACCAGTAGAAGTACCATTTCAAACTTTATTCAAGATGAATAATAACTAGAGGCTCTAAAACTACCTAAAGACCAAAAGTAGCAGTAATAAAGTCTCTCAGAGCTACtgatgaacattttaattcatGAACAGACTGAAGGAGACAATCACTTTAAAAACCTGATTTCAGAACATTTATCATGAAAAATCATCAACATTCACAAACTGAACCTTTAgttagtagaaataaaaacaactaatcTTACGCAccacattttttattcttcacaaAACCTTAAACTATGTGAAAAACATCTTTAGACAGAAATACTATATTTTATAAATCCCAAAAAGAAACtccaaagctgcagcagctgcttcaagacacaaagacacaaagacacaaagacacaaagatacAGATAAAGAGAAGAACAGTGCTGCTACATCTACAGAGAGGGAACATCACCGTACTCGGTCTAAGGcttctatttcagctttttgtaGGTCTGGACCAGTTCAGACCATGTATGTGGTCTGGACCAGTTCAGACCACGTATGTGGTCTGGACGTGAGTGTCACCAACTCCACCTTGGTGCGAACCCCTCCTCCCCATCCTCCCCATCCTCCCCCGGGGGCGAGCAGATGTGGGAGATGAACAGACAGTGGTagttccacagcagcagcagcaccatcagcagcagactgcagagcagcagggcCACCAGCAGGGGGAGACGACGGGGcgcagagggagaggagggggggcaCGTCACAGCcggcggggggagggaggagaggtggaggcgcagaggagcagagatggAGCCACAAACAGAAACGTTTGAGTTCAGATCTGTCAGGAAACAAAGACATGGTCCTGGAAATACTGGAGTGATCCTGGAAGTCCTGGAGGTCCTGGAGGTTTTAAAGGACCCTCAGctgaagattaaaaacaaaacattagtgATACTGGAAAGTGGTTCGATCAtatcattactattattatttttataataccACTGTTATTAGCAGTTACTACTACGATGTACTCTATTACTCCGTACTACTGTATGATGTAGTATATTAATCAGAGTTTGTACATTTACAACAACTTTATCAGTGGTGGGAAGTAACAGTTACACAAGTACTGTTCTTACAGTAAGAACAAATAcaaggtacttgtactttactgtatttcAATTCACGTTTACTTCACTCTACTACAGTAAGGAGGTAAAATTGTACCTTTCCTCTCATGTATCTGACAACTATAGTTACTTTACAGATGCAGATTATTAAGAAGAATCTAATTAATACTGATGTTTTAGAACATAAAATCAGCTGCTACATGATGAACACGTCAGTTCTTCTATTATTTATCATTCTGCAcaatgagtacttttacttatgGTACTTTCTTAGTGATGTTTGTTCACGATCAGTTTAAGTTgtgagctgtgttttctgtgtttgtcaccAGGTGTCGCTGAGTCAACACGTAAACACAGGTCGGAGGTAGAACGCTTCTCTTTGTTCACACACGTGTTTCTGATCCAAATGTAAACAATGAGAACAGACTCGAGACCGCACCGAGCCCTAGCTGGTTCTAACATCTGTTACCACGGTAACAGTAACAGCATCATTATTGCTCGTATCGCAGCTCATTAGTAAAACAAGACTCTGATCATGGAGCTCGTGTCT is part of the Anabas testudineus chromosome 9, fAnaTes1.2, whole genome shotgun sequence genome and encodes:
- the kazald3 gene encoding kazal-type serine peptidase inhibitor domain 3, which translates into the protein MPGLGGLVLLGLCLNLHTCRTFPNQLPELTEPLQDYDRLDEALGGGGNGTREVEGCGPCEPDLCPETRGCRAGLVPDACGCCMECGNLEGQACDPGDRSVYYGLCGAGMRCQADPRPAGGGDEEEEEEEEEVCVCEEQEAVCGSDGTTFMNMCQFREAAFSRPQLKTRGRGPCKTVPVIKVPPQSQVNGTGSSLVFLCEVFAFPMALVEWRKEGRDVILPGDDPHISVQSRGGPLKFELSSWLQIEGAGPEDSGTYRCIARNNLGSVSAAAVLGILGAEELSSYLANSVSEKQLTDATDYDQDFY